From Methanocella paludicola SANAE, a single genomic window includes:
- a CDS encoding ferritin-like domain-containing protein has translation MASKKLMDMMNRAIARELQVSIQYVWQHAQWVGVHGYAVHDELKKIGIVEMKHAEKIAERLFYLGGIPTTKPDPISVGTSLKEMLENDIKAEDEAIKMYKEIIPLAEKEGDLTTAHIFIEILMQEEEHQRTFTGLNKK, from the coding sequence ATGGCATCTAAAAAGCTAATGGACATGATGAACCGGGCCATAGCCCGGGAACTGCAGGTTTCCATCCAGTACGTGTGGCAGCATGCGCAGTGGGTGGGAGTGCATGGCTACGCCGTCCACGACGAGCTCAAGAAGATCGGCATAGTGGAGATGAAGCACGCCGAGAAGATCGCCGAGCGGCTGTTCTACCTGGGCGGCATCCCGACGACGAAGCCCGACCCCATCAGCGTCGGCACGAGCCTGAAGGAGATGCTCGAGAACGACATCAAGGCCGAGGACGAGGCCATTAAGATGTACAAAGAGATCATACCACTGGCCGAAAAGGAAGGGGACCTGACCACGGCGCACATCTTCATAGAGATCCTGATGCAGGAGGAAGAGCACCAGCGTACGTTCACCGGGCTCAATAAAAAATGA